The Actinomycetota bacterium DNA window ATTTTTTTGTATGATTTTAAAAACTGTTTTTAGCCAATATCCTTACGCCGCCTTGAGCGGTAAGGGTGAAGGGAGGCGATAATTTTAGGGTATATCCTGGTCAAGGGGGCAAAGTCCTATATTATCTTTAGCAAAAGGGGTTTTGGCACCAGACTAGCCTTGCCTTGTGCCTTTTTGGAAATAAGCTTGGGTTTTTTAATAATATTTTCTATTGCCATGCCGATAACTTATGATAATAAGTCAACCGATATCGGGGTAAATTCCTTAAGCCCTCCGGCCAAGGAGGGAATCTAGATTGCTAAACGTGGCGTTAAAAGAAGCGCCCAGTTCGAACATGGTGGTGGCCCTTGAACGTTAGCATCAAGAATAGATTGACCATAACCATAGGACTGATGCTTGCCCTCCTCATGCTGGTTGGCATGATCTCCTTCGGCCAGCTGGTCGCCATAAATAACCGTCTTGAGGTCATGGCCAATCAAGAGGAGCCGACCAGCCAGGCCGCCTATGAGATGGAGATCAACCTGATCAGAATGGGCTTTGCCATCTTAGGTTACCTCCACGATCACGACGAGCTGCATCTCGATCGGATAGCTGAGGACAAAAGAGAGTTCAAGGAGTTTCAGGCCGACTACGGCAAACTGGCCGAGACCGAACTTGAGAAGCAGCTTGGGGCCAGGGTCAAGGCGGGCTATCAGGATTTCGTCGAGCTTGGGCATAGCCTGATAGAGGTCGAGAAGAGTCAGCAGGAAAATCTCGATAAATTGGCGGTCAACCAGCAGAAGATGGACGACATCTTGGACGAAGGGATGGAGCCCACGGCCAAGCAGTCGGCGGCCAAATCGTATGCCAGCGGAGAGCTTGAGATCAACGCCTACGAGATAGCGGCCACCGTCGGCAATTACCTCCACTCCCCAGAAGTAAAATACAAGAGCAAGATATACAAGGATGAGGGGGATTTTCGCACCAACCTCGAAAAGTATAAAGGTTTGGCCTCTCCTTCCGAGGCGGCCCTGCTCAAAGAGCTAGAGACCATCTTCAATGAGAATATGGGCCTGGTCGATCTGATACTCGAGCAGGACGACGAGATTGAAAAGAAGCTGGCCGATCTGGTCGATCTTAGTGTGAATCTAGATAACCTGCTGGACGATGAGATACAGAGCTTGACCATGAAAGACCTGGCCACGGCCAAAGCCAGCGCGACCGGCCTGGTGACCGGCTCGATCATCGGCATCACCATCCTTCTGCTCATCATCTTCACCTTCTCCATCTTCATCGGAAACGTGACCTTAAAATCGATAGCCGATCCGATAATGAGCTTGGCCTTGGCCGCCCAGGCCATCGCCAATGGCGACTTCTCCAAACGGGTCGAGGTGATGGCGACGGGCGACGAACTTCAAGAGCTTAGCGAATCCTTCAACACCATGGTCGAGAACCTGGATAAGGTCACCGTCTCAAGGGACTATACCGAGAACATCCTAAACACCCTATCCGAAGCCCTGGTGGCGGTCGATGCAAACGGCGACATTGAGACGGTCAATCCGGCCGCGCTCAACTTGCTCGGCTATGAGGAGGGTGATTTGATCGGCAGGCCTTTCAACTTGATCTTTCCAGACGAGGATATCAAGGGCGCCCCGATAGATCCGGATATAACCGCCTGCAACAGCATGAAGAGCGTCGAGACGACCTATAAGAGCCGAGGGGGGACGAAGATCCCCGTCCTCCTCTCCAAGACGCCGATCAGCGAGCGGGACGGAGAGATGTGCGGGCGAATGGTCACGATCGCCACCGACATCGCCGAGCGGAAGAAGCGCGAGAGGGAGATGGAGGCGATCATCCAGGTGGCCCTGGCCATGAGGGTGGCCAAAACCCATTACGATATCGTTCCCATAGTCCTCGATCAGGTCTCCGATATCCTGCGAGTGGAAGCGGCCTTCTTGGCCATGTACGATGATGTCAATGACGAATTGGTGATAGAACTCGGCCGGGGGAAATGGATCAAACTGACCGACCGTCATCTTCCGCCCACGATCAAGACCCGGTCCCTGCTTAAAGATGGGGAGCCCTATCTGAGCAACGATCTGCAGAAGGATACCGCCCCCTTTGCTAAGGAGATGACACTCGATTTGAAGGCCATCGGCATATCTCCCCTGATAGTTCAGGGCCGCCAGATCGGCCTCATTGGAGTGGGGAGTAAGAACAGATTCACCAAGGCCGATTTAAATCTCCTTCGGGCCGTCAGCGACATGGCGGCCAACGCCATTCAGCGGGCCGTCTTGAGCGAACAGACCATCCAGAGGATGAACAATCTTTCGGCCCTGCGCTCGATTGACACGGCCATAAATTCCAGTCTTGATATAAAGGTCGTCTTGAACGTCGTCTTGGATCAGGCCAAGACGGCTCTTTCGGCCGGGGCCGTCTCCATCTTGCTTGTAAATGAAGTGGAGCAGACCTACGACTTTGCGGGCGGGGTCGGCTTCAACTCCGCCGAGATACATGAGCGCCGCCTTAAGATCGGCGAAGGCTTGGCTGGGAAGGCCGTCATGGAGCGGCGGATCATTGGAACCTCGAGCATCTCGGCCAAGGAGGGCTCCGATTTTGCCGTCAAACCGGTCGGCGGCGAGGGCTTCGTCTCTTATCACGTGGCCCCCTTGATCTCCAAAGGAGAGGCCCAAGGCCTCATTGAGGTATTTCATAGGAGCCCCTTCATACCGGGGCGGGAATGGATAGACTTTCTAGACGCCCTGGCCGCTCAGGCGGCCATCGCCATAGACAACGGCCAGCTCTTGGAGAAACTGCAACGCTCCAACGCCGAGATTACCATGGCTTATGAGAAGACTCTGGAAGGCTGGTCCAAGGCTCTCGACCTTCGCGACAAGGAAACCGAAGGTCATACCCAGCGGGTGACCGAGATCACCCTTAGGCTTGCCCGCAAGATGGGGATCGAGGGCGAGGCTTTGGCTCACATGAGAAGGGGTGCTCTTCTGCACGATATCGGCAAGATGGCCATCCCCGATGCCATCCTGCTCAAGAAGGGGACCTTGAGCGATGAGGAGTGGGAGATAATGCGGACCCACCCCGTCAGGGCCTACGAGATGCTTCTCCCCGTATCATTCCTTAGGGCCGCCTTAGATATTCCCTACTGCCATCATGAGAGATGGGACGGGACCGGTTATCCGAGGGGTCTGGCCGGCGAGGAGATACCGATAACCGCCCGGATATTTGCCCTGGTCGATGTGTGGGATGCTCTCTGCTCCGACCGTCCCTACCGGGCTTCTTGGCCCGAAGAGAAGGCGAGGGAACACATAAAGAGCCAGTCGGACAAGCACTTCGATCCTAAGGTGGTCGAAGTCTTCTTGGAATCCGAGCCAGATCTTAATCTCGGTTAAACGACCTTTTAGATCCGAAAACTCATCAAGCTGGGCGCGCTCCCCTCAATCCATCCTTCAAATCTGGTAGAATTATCCAATGGAAGAGATGATTTCAAGGCTTAAGGTTCTCGGCAGGGAGGTCTCTTGCGAGAGGGGCGAGCGCCTCTTTCTGATGGGCGCGCCCGCTAACGCTTTTTTCTATCTCCTCGAGGGGGAGATCGGTCTCTACCGCTCAAGCCAGGAGGCAAAAGAGGTCCTGGTCGCCAAGGTCAAGGGGGAGGGCTTCATCGGCGAGGCGGCCGCCTTAGCCAGGGTCGCCTATCCGGTCAGCGCTCAGGCTGCCCTAACCTCTCGCTTGGTCCGCTTTGAGGTGGAGAGATTTCTTGCCGAGGCCTCAAAGGATCCTTCCTACATGGAACTCATGATGACCATCATGGCCAAAAAGTGCCTCCATCTGACCCAGCGCATTGATACCTTGGGCATCAAAAGTCCCAAAGAGCGGATAGCCGAATATCTCATCATGACCTCGGGAGGCCGCCTCGCAGAACCGTTCGAACTCGGCACCAAGAAGGCCGATCTCG harbors:
- a CDS encoding Crp/Fnr family transcriptional regulator, with the protein product MEEMISRLKVLGREVSCERGERLFLMGAPANAFFYLLEGEIGLYRSSQEAKEVLVAKVKGEGFIGEAAALARVAYPVSAQAALTSRLVRFEVERFLAEASKDPSYMELMMTIMAKKCLHLTQRIDTLGIKSPKERIAEYLIMTSGGRLAEPFELGTKKADLAKYFGIAPETLSRNLKQLQDEGLIEVMGRRIKLLDTKKLAVKAK
- a CDS encoding GAF domain-containing protein, translating into MNVSIKNRLTITIGLMLALLMLVGMISFGQLVAINNRLEVMANQEEPTSQAAYEMEINLIRMGFAILGYLHDHDELHLDRIAEDKREFKEFQADYGKLAETELEKQLGARVKAGYQDFVELGHSLIEVEKSQQENLDKLAVNQQKMDDILDEGMEPTAKQSAAKSYASGELEINAYEIAATVGNYLHSPEVKYKSKIYKDEGDFRTNLEKYKGLASPSEAALLKELETIFNENMGLVDLILEQDDEIEKKLADLVDLSVNLDNLLDDEIQSLTMKDLATAKASATGLVTGSIIGITILLLIIFTFSIFIGNVTLKSIADPIMSLALAAQAIANGDFSKRVEVMATGDELQELSESFNTMVENLDKVTVSRDYTENILNTLSEALVAVDANGDIETVNPAALNLLGYEEGDLIGRPFNLIFPDEDIKGAPIDPDITACNSMKSVETTYKSRGGTKIPVLLSKTPISERDGEMCGRMVTIATDIAERKKREREMEAIIQVALAMRVAKTHYDIVPIVLDQVSDILRVEAAFLAMYDDVNDELVIELGRGKWIKLTDRHLPPTIKTRSLLKDGEPYLSNDLQKDTAPFAKEMTLDLKAIGISPLIVQGRQIGLIGVGSKNRFTKADLNLLRAVSDMAANAIQRAVLSEQTIQRMNNLSALRSIDTAINSSLDIKVVLNVVLDQAKTALSAGAVSILLVNEVEQTYDFAGGVGFNSAEIHERRLKIGEGLAGKAVMERRIIGTSSISAKEGSDFAVKPVGGEGFVSYHVAPLISKGEAQGLIEVFHRSPFIPGREWIDFLDALAAQAAIAIDNGQLLEKLQRSNAEITMAYEKTLEGWSKALDLRDKETEGHTQRVTEITLRLARKMGIEGEALAHMRRGALLHDIGKMAIPDAILLKKGTLSDEEWEIMRTHPVRAYEMLLPVSFLRAALDIPYCHHERWDGTGYPRGLAGEEIPITARIFALVDVWDALCSDRPYRASWPEEKAREHIKSQSDKHFDPKVVEVFLESEPDLNLG